One stretch of Schlesneria sp. DSM 10557 DNA includes these proteins:
- a CDS encoding polysaccharide biosynthesis/export family protein, with protein MSPLKRLSIGLLFTVILTLTSLGCATIKGEKYTTKDLPPDLIAGARENPQTVDLSRLASTARKSDVLDRGDVVEVVIAAGLNEKDTTRIPLRIEEDGYANIPEIGRVKLAGLKLEAAEAAIVYECIEQGLYRNPNVTMTMKSQRTNRIVVMGAVKKPSTYHLPRGQSDLLAAISEADGLDETAGTQVVIRNPGSPFGEAGGKFAGLSDQGLQTVNHIDTSEDGTIGGHSIELAGAGNDTVTVDLVSATKNGTNGYQLEDGAVVYVERRDPEPLHVTGLVTRAGRFEFPIAEEVRVLDAIALAGGTNSLGANKVYVIRRKPGSDLGPIDPKNPDRVQTFIIETTLANAKQKADANIRLQPGDVVSVEQTPLTFTLDLFKRVGMNIGGSFPLVGTPLF; from the coding sequence ATGTCTCCACTGAAGAGACTTTCGATCGGATTACTTTTCACGGTGATTCTTACTCTGACGAGTCTGGGTTGTGCGACGATTAAGGGTGAAAAGTATACGACCAAAGACTTGCCACCCGACTTAATCGCCGGAGCACGCGAGAACCCGCAAACCGTGGATCTGAGCCGACTGGCAAGTACTGCCAGAAAGTCTGATGTGCTGGACCGGGGCGATGTGGTGGAGGTCGTGATTGCCGCAGGCCTGAACGAAAAAGACACCACCCGGATTCCGCTGCGAATTGAAGAAGACGGTTATGCCAACATTCCCGAAATTGGACGGGTCAAACTGGCTGGTCTGAAGCTGGAAGCGGCCGAAGCGGCAATCGTCTATGAATGCATCGAACAAGGTCTCTATCGAAATCCGAATGTGACGATGACGATGAAAAGTCAGCGGACTAACCGGATTGTCGTGATGGGAGCCGTTAAAAAGCCTTCTACCTATCATCTGCCGCGGGGACAATCTGATTTGCTCGCGGCGATCAGCGAAGCGGATGGTCTGGATGAAACTGCGGGAACTCAGGTCGTTATTCGTAATCCGGGCAGTCCGTTCGGTGAGGCGGGAGGCAAGTTCGCTGGCCTATCAGATCAAGGTCTGCAGACGGTCAATCACATCGATACTTCGGAAGATGGGACGATCGGAGGACACAGTATCGAACTGGCCGGTGCGGGCAATGATACGGTCACGGTCGACCTGGTCTCGGCGACGAAAAACGGAACGAATGGCTACCAGCTTGAAGACGGAGCTGTCGTCTACGTGGAGCGACGTGATCCCGAACCGCTGCATGTGACCGGACTGGTGACGCGTGCGGGCCGGTTCGAGTTCCCGATTGCCGAAGAAGTTCGCGTTCTGGATGCCATCGCACTTGCAGGCGGTACGAACTCGCTGGGGGCGAATAAGGTCTACGTGATCCGTCGGAAACCGGGAAGTGACCTGGGGCCGATTGATCCCAAGAATCCGGACCGCGTCCAGACCTTCATCATTGAAACCACACTTGCGAACGCAAAGCAGAAAGCTGATGCCAACATCCGGCTGCAGCCGGGTGATGTTGTGAGCGTCGAACAGACACCACTGACCTTCACGCTCGATCTGTTTAAGCGGGTTGGTATGAACATCGGCGGATCCTTCCCACTGGTAGGCACACCGTTGTTCTAA
- a CDS encoding hemolysin family protein — protein MIILPVMVFVLMAIACWSALGCDALREFSYSRLEMLCAKRGVPERFGKILKQQGEVLLALEFMLTMSTLGLATILCCWIGWPQYSDADPWYSGPLEFLLKYAGFAVLAFIAADLLPWTIARVASEEYLCRFWPMIEGLQAILAPLLWIALQMDRYVHRLAGQSELESDDSSKIEEEIRSVVEEGEREGVLESGSTAMIQRVMQLQDEDVGAIITPRTEMDCMSADLTLEEARQQLIESGHSRIPVIGDSTDDVLGILYAKDLLKALEPARAGQSIPVLRDIIREPVFVPITTAIPSLLELMKREKVHITIVHDEYGGVAGLVTMEDILEEIVGEIADEYDDEQVGDDIKELDEKSVEVSARVRLDELNRRFDFDLPEDGEFDTIGGFVFAQKGSMPSTGESFRWQKLLFTIINADARVVKRLRIDRDVTSSNGTERRQETDAN, from the coding sequence GTGATCATTCTCCCTGTAATGGTGTTCGTGCTGATGGCGATCGCCTGCTGGAGCGCCCTCGGATGCGACGCTCTCCGCGAGTTTTCCTACAGTCGTCTGGAAATGCTCTGCGCGAAACGAGGGGTACCCGAGCGGTTCGGAAAGATTCTTAAACAACAGGGCGAGGTGCTGCTTGCCCTGGAGTTCATGTTGACGATGTCAACGCTGGGACTCGCGACCATCTTGTGCTGCTGGATCGGGTGGCCCCAGTATAGTGACGCAGACCCATGGTACAGCGGCCCCCTGGAATTCCTGCTGAAGTACGCTGGCTTCGCGGTACTCGCCTTCATCGCAGCGGACCTTCTGCCGTGGACAATCGCCCGCGTGGCGTCGGAAGAATACCTCTGCAGGTTCTGGCCGATGATCGAGGGGCTGCAGGCGATTCTCGCCCCCCTGCTGTGGATCGCTTTGCAGATGGACCGGTATGTCCATCGCCTGGCCGGGCAAAGCGAACTTGAATCGGATGATTCGTCGAAGATCGAAGAAGAGATACGCTCGGTAGTTGAGGAAGGGGAACGCGAAGGGGTGCTCGAATCGGGGTCTACGGCGATGATCCAGCGGGTGATGCAGCTTCAGGATGAAGATGTCGGAGCGATCATCACCCCTCGAACCGAAATGGACTGTATGAGCGCCGATCTGACGTTGGAAGAAGCCCGTCAGCAACTGATCGAATCCGGACATAGCCGCATTCCGGTCATCGGGGACTCGACCGATGACGTTCTGGGAATTCTTTACGCCAAAGATTTGTTGAAGGCGCTGGAGCCCGCCCGAGCCGGGCAGTCGATCCCTGTTCTGCGCGACATCATTCGCGAACCGGTCTTTGTCCCGATCACCACTGCGATTCCATCACTGCTGGAACTGATGAAGCGTGAGAAAGTTCATATCACGATCGTTCACGATGAATATGGTGGGGTGGCCGGTCTGGTGACGATGGAAGATATTCTCGAAGAGATCGTCGGTGAAATTGCCGATGAGTACGACGACGAGCAGGTTGGTGACGATATCAAGGAACTGGACGAGAAGTCAGTTGAAGTTTCGGCCCGTGTTCGTTTGGATGAACTCAATCGTCGTTTTGATTTCGATTTGCCCGAGGATGGTGAATTCGACACGATCGGCGGGTTTGTGTTCGCTCAGAAGGGAAGCATGCCATCGACGGGCGAGTCATTCCGGTGGCAAAAACTTCTTTTCACGATCATCAATGCCGATGCCAGGGTGGTGAAACGATTGCGGATCGACCGCGACGTGACGTCATCGAACGGCACGGAACGCCGGCAGGAAACGGACGCGAACTAG
- a CDS encoding GumC family protein, with amino-acid sequence MNTIERPTRSSEPSATSPNLLNEAVRFLQVVRRKLATLIVCTILGGIIGSAWYVTATRKYESSSEIMVLKTEGNVLEGSNQSNQRSIQDIMPTYQKVLMSDRVLIGAISRLPTAHRGDLKGIPKSRWPAELKKNLSVSSTRLTNLISVRYVSKNPKTAKFVVDAIVGSYVEYMREIHKGNAKESLALLNQEKAKIESSLREKEAELLTLQRESGILFQGGDRSTHLIIEQTMTLNDALSEAQKKTLECRALLTSVEYALETGTDIQPFLQQVAGDISREFILRDLGIGANDAYTVAKREDELLMDKAELENRLQIYGPKHPQVKQLQERIRQTEQWLDGRAEVVSESMRDAREQKLAPKLLEMAKQRLYQASAHEAAIREEFEAVNRQALNLNGQIAQIDIVEMALKRSRAYYDFVLEQMKKIDIGADSGLTISVPSPAKVILGAVAPKISTTVFLCTFLGVIAGLGVIYVGDVLDDRFRSPDELQAQLGLPILAMIREMEPLDGDALDGIVTFARPDSLESESFRTLRSSITFSTANTQRLVMTSTEPGDGKTTTLANLAVAFAQAKKKTLLIDADLRRPGMTQLLDLKGPRGLSQILRDSKPVAESCLENIFNLGIENLDVMPSGPRPANPSELLASERFNDIIAWAESNYEQILIDAPPVLAVTDPAIIGRLVDGAVVVIRPDKNRRKLVLRAVESFRGSGVQVVGIVANHIATSSGSEYGYGYGYGYGYGHDEKPEVDDMMEDHGNDMDGDETREQIRLAA; translated from the coding sequence ATGAATACAATTGAACGTCCGACACGATCGTCCGAGCCCTCGGCGACCAGTCCAAACCTGCTTAACGAAGCGGTCCGCTTCCTCCAGGTGGTACGGCGCAAGCTCGCTACCCTGATCGTCTGCACGATTCTGGGAGGAATTATCGGGTCCGCGTGGTATGTCACCGCGACCAGAAAGTACGAATCCTCTTCGGAAATCATGGTGCTCAAGACGGAAGGTAACGTGCTTGAGGGAAGCAACCAGTCGAACCAGCGTTCGATTCAGGACATCATGCCGACGTACCAGAAAGTTCTGATGAGCGATCGGGTACTGATCGGAGCGATCTCGCGCTTGCCCACGGCTCATCGCGGCGATCTGAAAGGGATTCCCAAGTCTCGCTGGCCTGCCGAATTGAAAAAGAACCTCTCGGTCTCGTCGACGCGACTCACGAACCTGATCTCGGTTCGCTATGTTTCCAAGAACCCCAAGACGGCCAAGTTCGTCGTTGACGCCATCGTCGGCTCTTACGTGGAATACATGCGTGAAATCCACAAAGGGAACGCCAAAGAGAGCCTGGCGCTGCTGAATCAGGAAAAAGCCAAGATCGAAAGCTCGCTTCGCGAGAAAGAAGCCGAACTTCTGACGCTTCAACGCGAATCCGGAATCCTCTTTCAAGGAGGCGACCGCAGCACTCACTTGATCATCGAACAGACGATGACGTTGAATGACGCGCTCAGCGAAGCTCAGAAGAAGACACTGGAATGTCGTGCCCTGCTGACATCCGTCGAATATGCGCTCGAAACCGGCACGGATATCCAGCCGTTCCTGCAACAGGTGGCGGGTGACATCTCGCGAGAATTCATTCTGCGGGATCTGGGGATCGGCGCGAACGACGCCTACACCGTCGCAAAACGCGAGGACGAACTGTTGATGGACAAGGCGGAGCTTGAAAACCGCCTGCAGATCTATGGTCCAAAACACCCCCAGGTCAAACAGTTGCAGGAACGAATCCGACAGACGGAGCAATGGCTGGACGGACGGGCTGAAGTGGTGTCTGAAAGCATGAGAGACGCCCGGGAACAAAAGCTCGCCCCCAAATTGCTCGAAATGGCCAAGCAACGGCTCTATCAGGCAAGTGCTCACGAAGCTGCGATTCGAGAAGAGTTTGAAGCGGTCAATCGACAGGCGCTCAATTTGAACGGTCAGATCGCGCAGATTGATATCGTGGAGATGGCATTAAAGCGTTCCCGCGCCTACTACGACTTCGTGCTGGAACAGATGAAGAAGATTGACATTGGTGCTGATTCGGGTCTGACGATCAGCGTCCCCTCGCCTGCAAAAGTGATTCTGGGGGCTGTGGCTCCGAAGATCTCGACGACGGTTTTCCTGTGTACATTCCTGGGTGTCATTGCCGGCCTGGGCGTCATCTACGTCGGCGATGTTCTGGACGACCGGTTCCGGTCACCGGATGAACTCCAGGCACAGCTTGGTCTGCCAATCCTGGCGATGATTCGCGAGATGGAACCGCTGGACGGCGATGCACTGGATGGAATCGTCACGTTTGCCCGACCCGACAGTCTGGAATCGGAATCGTTCCGAACGCTGCGAAGTTCGATTACGTTCTCGACGGCAAACACCCAGCGACTGGTGATGACCAGTACCGAGCCTGGGGACGGTAAGACGACCACGCTGGCGAACCTGGCGGTTGCCTTTGCCCAGGCCAAGAAAAAGACGTTGCTGATCGATGCTGACCTTCGTCGTCCGGGGATGACACAGTTGCTGGATCTGAAAGGTCCGCGAGGATTGTCCCAGATCCTTCGCGACTCGAAACCGGTCGCGGAAAGTTGCCTCGAAAACATCTTCAATCTGGGGATCGAGAATCTGGACGTGATGCCGTCTGGACCTCGACCTGCCAACCCGTCCGAGCTTCTGGCCAGCGAGCGGTTCAACGACATTATCGCCTGGGCTGAGTCCAATTACGAACAGATTCTCATCGACGCACCGCCGGTTCTGGCAGTGACCGATCCGGCAATCATTGGCCGACTGGTCGATGGCGCTGTGGTGGTGATTCGTCCCGACAAAAATCGCCGCAAACTGGTCCTTCGCGCCGTCGAGTCGTTCCGCGGATCAGGCGTTCAGGTCGTGGGGATCGTCGCCAACCATATTGCGACCAGCAGCGGTTCAGAGTACGGCTATGGTTACGGCTACGGCTATGGCTACGGCCACGACGAAAAGCCTGAAGTCGACGATATGATGGAAGATCACGGCAACGACATGGACGGAGATGAAACGCGCGAACAGATCCGGCTGGCGGCATAA
- a CDS encoding thioredoxin family protein, whose amino-acid sequence MVKTASTMLPLGTPAPAFSLLNVDGKVVSLEDFKSAKGLVVIFMCNHCPFVKHLRSGLAQFARDYQPRGIAVVGISSNDVSSHPDDSPAKMVEEHRAAGYTFPYLYDETQQVAAAYKAACTPDFYVFDQNQSLVYRGQFDSSRPGNGKPVTGSDLRSAVDQLLAGNPPLAEQRPSIGCNIKWISGREPQYFTGVAAIES is encoded by the coding sequence ATGGTCAAAACCGCATCGACAATGCTTCCGTTGGGGACGCCTGCCCCCGCTTTTTCACTGCTCAATGTTGATGGAAAAGTCGTCTCGCTCGAAGACTTCAAATCGGCCAAAGGGCTGGTGGTCATCTTCATGTGTAACCACTGTCCGTTCGTGAAGCATCTTCGCTCGGGACTGGCTCAGTTTGCTCGAGACTATCAACCCCGGGGAATCGCCGTCGTCGGCATCAGCTCGAACGATGTCTCTTCGCACCCCGACGACAGTCCGGCCAAGATGGTCGAAGAACACCGTGCTGCCGGGTATACATTCCCTTACCTTTACGACGAAACTCAGCAGGTAGCGGCCGCCTACAAGGCTGCCTGCACACCCGATTTTTATGTTTTTGATCAGAATCAGTCGCTGGTCTATCGGGGGCAGTTCGACTCCAGTCGCCCCGGCAATGGTAAGCCTGTCACAGGCAGCGACCTGCGGTCTGCCGTCGATCAATTGCTGGCAGGCAATCCACCTCTGGCAGAACAGCGGCCCAGCATCGGCTGCAATATCAAATGGATCTCGGGGCGTGAGCCGCAGTACTTCACAGGCGTGGCTGCGATCGAATCTTAA
- the ybeY gene encoding rRNA maturation RNase YbeY, translating into MTAYTIEINDHFPDSPVDQAMLRDAIRRVLVEEGIAGATISLAIVTDAEIHRVNREFLNHDYPTDVISFLLNSPDDESTFPFYESDTDDFEDGEEFDVSPDSTFLDGELVVSLETARREAVGHGWSLQAELLLYVVHGLLHLCGYDDLTDESRPVMRAREREILSLWEYYPTGLET; encoded by the coding sequence ATGACCGCTTATACAATCGAGATTAACGATCACTTCCCCGATTCGCCCGTCGATCAGGCGATGCTGCGGGACGCGATCCGTCGCGTGCTGGTCGAAGAAGGGATTGCGGGGGCCACGATCAGTCTGGCGATTGTCACTGACGCCGAAATTCACCGCGTGAATCGGGAATTTCTCAACCACGATTATCCGACCGATGTCATCAGCTTTTTGCTGAATTCACCGGACGACGAATCAACATTCCCGTTCTACGAGTCGGACACGGACGACTTTGAGGACGGGGAGGAATTCGATGTCTCGCCGGACAGCACATTCCTCGACGGCGAACTGGTCGTCAGTTTAGAAACAGCCCGTCGCGAAGCGGTCGGTCATGGATGGAGTCTGCAAGCGGAGTTGCTACTCTATGTCGTTCATGGTTTGCTTCATCTTTGTGGATACGACGATTTGACTGACGAGTCGCGGCCGGTGATGCGAGCTCGTGAGCGGGAAATTCTCTCGCTCTGGGAATACTATCCGACCGGATTGGAAACGTGA
- a CDS encoding DUF1559 domain-containing protein — MRHRRAFTLIELLVVIAIIAVLISLLLPAVQQAREAARMTQSRNNLKQIGLALHNYADSHSVFPAAYLADTSHPQRDPTTYDGPNGFAWGAMILPQLDQSPMYFQLRTDRPCWDPVQGNVVRMNLPVFLNPSATNSTGPFDVKNASGTVLATFGRSHYVANAGQEEPWGIQALDFGSIADGPMYRNSRTRPADVTDGLSNTVFIGEHSMVSDKTWVGVVPGATVCTINPSRFPITACDRAATLVNVHSGPSSAEIDPVTGFAPIHPPNSPLCHVCQMYSPHTGGAHVLLGDGSVRFISQYIHQPTWAALSSCRKGEVVGDY, encoded by the coding sequence ATGCGTCACAGAAGAGCGTTCACGCTAATTGAACTCCTGGTGGTGATCGCCATCATTGCGGTGCTTATTTCGCTGCTGCTGCCAGCGGTCCAGCAGGCCCGTGAGGCCGCGCGGATGACACAAAGTCGCAATAATCTCAAGCAGATCGGCTTGGCACTTCATAATTACGCCGACTCACATTCGGTGTTCCCGGCAGCTTACCTGGCCGACACCAGCCATCCGCAACGGGACCCCACCACCTACGATGGCCCCAACGGATTCGCGTGGGGCGCGATGATCCTGCCGCAACTCGATCAATCCCCGATGTATTTTCAGCTCAGGACGGATCGCCCCTGCTGGGACCCGGTCCAGGGGAATGTCGTACGCATGAACCTCCCTGTATTTCTGAATCCCTCGGCGACGAATTCCACCGGCCCGTTCGACGTCAAAAATGCAAGCGGTACGGTTCTGGCCACGTTCGGCCGTTCTCACTACGTAGCGAACGCAGGCCAGGAAGAGCCCTGGGGAATTCAGGCCCTTGATTTTGGCTCGATTGCTGACGGTCCCATGTACCGAAACTCCCGAACCCGGCCCGCGGATGTAACCGACGGTTTATCCAATACCGTTTTCATCGGGGAGCACAGCATGGTCAGTGACAAGACCTGGGTGGGAGTGGTGCCCGGCGCGACTGTCTGCACGATTAATCCTTCCCGTTTCCCCATTACAGCCTGCGATCGAGCAGCGACGCTGGTGAATGTCCATTCGGGCCCCTCATCCGCTGAAATCGACCCTGTGACTGGATTCGCCCCGATTCATCCTCCCAACAGTCCACTTTGCCATGTCTGCCAGATGTATTCACCGCACACCGGCGGCGCTCATGTTTTACTGGGGGACGGCAGCGTCCGATTCATCTCCCAGTACATCCATCAGCCCACATGGGCCGCCCTCTCCAGCTGTCGCAAAGGCGAAGTTGTCGGCGATTATTAA
- a CDS encoding universal stress protein: MRSVKRILCATDFSRSSEKAVRYAENLAIDLDAELILLHAFEAPVNWTAEGQKHPEDPKIKEQLDDVLVGSPLGDKLSRVLHAGPPAPVICWIGQEHQCDLIVMGTHGRTGLHHLLFGSVAEAVLRDARCPVLCIRDRDPGEPPMERPWNMPVLAPRMM, from the coding sequence ATGCGATCGGTGAAACGAATCCTGTGTGCCACGGATTTTTCGCGGTCCTCCGAAAAGGCGGTTCGCTACGCCGAGAATCTGGCGATCGACCTGGATGCTGAACTGATCTTGCTCCATGCGTTTGAAGCGCCTGTGAACTGGACGGCAGAAGGGCAGAAACATCCGGAAGACCCCAAGATCAAGGAGCAGCTCGATGACGTGCTGGTGGGCTCTCCTCTGGGGGACAAATTGTCGCGAGTTCTCCATGCCGGCCCCCCTGCCCCGGTGATCTGCTGGATCGGTCAGGAGCATCAATGCGACCTGATTGTGATGGGGACTCATGGACGGACCGGGCTGCACCATCTTCTGTTCGGTAGTGTGGCGGAAGCGGTGCTGCGAGATGCCCGCTGTCCTGTCCTCTGTATCCGGGACAGGGACCCGGGAGAACCGCCGATGGAACGGCCCTGGAATATGCCGGTCCTGGCGCCGCGCATGATGTAA
- the acs gene encoding acetate--CoA ligase — protein MSSENIQSVLQETRSFPPPAEFTKLANINSEAQYQQMCEQGKSDPSAFWGELANNLHWFKKWDHVLQGTMPDTKWFTGGKINASYNCLDRHLTSWRKNKAAIIWEGEPGDTRVLTYQDLHREVCKFANVLKKLGITAGDRVTLYMPMIPELAIAMLACARIGATHSIIFGGFSSDAVADRNNDAQAKLIITADGSWRRGKELLLKQAVDASLEKSPSVERVVVVRRMGTPVHMVPDRDYWWHDLMSDVASDCDPVELDAEHPLFILYTSGSTGKPKGVLHTTGGYLLGTMMTSKWVFDLKDEDTYWCTADIGWITGHSYIVYGPLCNGATSVMYEGAPNWPHEGRFWEIIEKYKVNIFYTAPTAIRAFIKWGDEWPNKYDLSSLRLLGSVGEPINPEAWMWYHKVIGQERCPIVDTWWQTETGSIMISPLPGVTATKPGSCTRPLPGIVAEIVDKEGNPLGPNQGGLLVMKQPWPSMLRTLYGDHDRFKQTYFSTIPGCYFAGDGARKDEDGYTWVMGRVDDVLNVAGHRLSTMEVESALVAHAEVAEAAVVGFPHDIKGEGICCFVSLKSGSGSESLERELTAHVRKQIGALATPDKIRFTPALPKTRSGKIMRRLLRDIAAGRESAGDTTTLEDISVLAKLREQEE, from the coding sequence ATGTCCAGCGAAAATATTCAAAGCGTTCTTCAGGAAACTCGGTCGTTTCCACCGCCAGCCGAATTCACCAAGCTGGCCAATATCAATTCGGAAGCGCAATACCAGCAAATGTGTGAGCAGGGAAAGTCTGATCCCTCCGCATTCTGGGGTGAACTGGCCAACAATCTGCACTGGTTCAAAAAGTGGGACCACGTCCTTCAGGGAACCATGCCCGACACCAAATGGTTCACCGGTGGCAAGATCAACGCCAGCTACAACTGCCTCGACCGGCACCTGACCAGTTGGCGAAAGAACAAAGCCGCGATCATCTGGGAAGGTGAACCTGGCGACACGCGAGTTCTGACGTATCAGGACCTGCACCGCGAAGTCTGTAAGTTCGCCAATGTCCTGAAGAAACTCGGGATTACCGCGGGCGATCGCGTGACGCTTTACATGCCCATGATCCCCGAACTGGCCATCGCGATGCTGGCATGTGCACGCATCGGTGCCACGCATTCGATCATTTTTGGCGGTTTCAGTTCTGATGCTGTCGCCGACCGTAACAACGACGCACAGGCCAAGCTGATCATCACCGCCGACGGTAGCTGGCGACGCGGCAAGGAACTGTTGCTGAAGCAGGCCGTCGACGCCAGCCTGGAAAAATCACCTTCGGTCGAGCGGGTTGTCGTGGTTCGCCGCATGGGCACACCGGTCCACATGGTCCCGGATCGTGACTACTGGTGGCACGACCTGATGTCAGACGTCGCATCTGACTGCGACCCCGTCGAACTGGATGCCGAACATCCGCTGTTTATCCTCTATACCTCGGGAAGTACGGGCAAGCCAAAGGGAGTGCTGCACACCACGGGCGGCTACCTGCTCGGAACAATGATGACCTCAAAGTGGGTCTTCGACTTGAAAGACGAAGACACCTACTGGTGCACCGCCGACATCGGCTGGATCACTGGCCACAGTTACATTGTCTACGGGCCTTTGTGTAACGGCGCGACCTCAGTCATGTACGAAGGGGCTCCGAACTGGCCCCACGAAGGCCGTTTCTGGGAAATTATCGAGAAGTACAAGGTCAACATCTTCTATACGGCCCCCACGGCGATTCGCGCCTTCATCAAGTGGGGTGACGAGTGGCCGAACAAGTACGACCTCTCCAGCCTGCGTCTGCTCGGTTCCGTCGGTGAACCCATCAATCCGGAAGCGTGGATGTGGTATCACAAGGTCATCGGCCAGGAACGCTGCCCAATCGTCGACACCTGGTGGCAGACCGAAACCGGTTCGATCATGATTTCGCCGCTGCCCGGGGTCACAGCGACAAAGCCGGGAAGTTGTACTCGTCCCCTTCCTGGTATCGTTGCTGAAATTGTTGACAAAGAAGGGAACCCGCTAGGCCCCAACCAGGGTGGCCTGCTGGTCATGAAGCAGCCATGGCCATCGATGCTGCGAACGCTGTACGGTGACCATGATCGCTTTAAGCAGACCTATTTCAGCACGATTCCCGGCTGTTACTTCGCAGGGGATGGTGCGCGAAAGGACGAGGATGGCTATACGTGGGTGATGGGGCGCGTCGACGACGTGCTGAACGTCGCCGGTCATCGTCTGAGCACCATGGAAGTCGAATCAGCACTCGTTGCTCACGCCGAAGTGGCGGAAGCCGCCGTGGTGGGCTTCCCTCATGACATTAAAGGTGAAGGGATCTGCTGCTTCGTTTCCCTCAAGAGCGGCAGCGGCAGCGAATCGCTCGAACGTGAGTTGACGGCGCATGTCCGTAAGCAGATTGGGGCACTGGCGACCCCGGACAAGATCCGGTTTACCCCCGCATTGCCCAAGACACGTAGCGGGAAAATCATGCGTCGTCTGCTGCGGGACATCGCGGCGGGCCGCGAATCGGCAGGGGACACCACGACACTGGAAGACATCAGCGTCCTGGCAAAACTGCGCGAGCAGGAAGAGTAA